The sequence AAAGACAAAGTTTGGAAATTTCCCGTGCAATTGTTGATGTTAAGGTTACGTATGAAAGTGCCATCACTTctctatatttgtaaaattccatTTCAGGGGACCCCCTCCAACACCTTTTTCTTAAGATGGCAGGGAGAGGTGGGGTTACagaaaaatcagcaaaaaaaaattaacagcaATTCCCCTGGTCCAAGACCTTCACTAATGATGACTTCCTTGTTTTTTTATTCTCTGCCAATAGCGACCAAGCGATATGAATTACACACTGAATGCAAAACATGGGAAGGCGCAGTGATTGCATGTCTGGAGAACGGTGGCAGACTAGCGTCCATACTGGACAGCGTGACGCACGCCAAGTTGAGGTCATTGATAATCGCCGAGGGCCACCACGATGTAGACTTCTGGTTCGATGCCCGCGACGTCGCCAAGGAGGGTCACTGGACGTCGTACGATGGGACACCGATCTCGTACCAAAACTGGGCGGAAGGTGAACCGAACGACCACGGTGTTGGAAGATGTGGCGGTAACCAGGACTGCGCAAAATTATGGTACTTTgatatattgtcaaaattttgactgtggaTCGTGTTTTGACTTGGTTCTTACAAATCATAAATTGGTGCAAACGACCACAATTATGGTGGACACATAGATTCCCATCAAACTGACCGGAACTTCCCAGATGGCCTACAATCTCGGGCGCTATAGCCTCGTAATGTTCACTGCCTACAGTCCGTCGCTattcaaaacaacaacattatATTATAGGTGCAAATACCAACAAAAGGTTGACACAGTCAAATTTTTCCATgctaaaaaattcaaatttccgGACCTAAATGTCTCATAGCGAACTTAGAATTTGTGCGCAGTTTCTATTCTCCACACAACTGCCCGTATCACAAGACTGACAGGTGATTTTCTTTTTCGAATGAAAATTTAGCAAGGAAATTATTTCATCAAGAAACAATGAATtgactttgaaaagaaattgtcaGTGTCTGTTGATCGTACGCTGCTGGAAATTAAAAGTTAAGTATTTCTACAGTTAAAGTTATAAGCGTTTCGAAATTCTGAAGTTGCaataacaaagtgaaaatacatGTGTGGAGTCGAGTAACCATAGTTGATTCACTGTTTCGTGATTTTAATATCTATGTATGAACCCATTGATTTATCGACAATGGCGCAGGTCATACTTGATTGTGAAAAAtcaagggatttttttttcaaaacagagaatctgacattaaaaaaacatttgaaatcgTCTATACACCACAGGTCTGAAAAGGACGATTTTCTATGGGATGATGAGAGCTGTTGCCAAGAGAACGGATACATTTGTGAGTACACAGGTAAGACACAGTgataaaatttaagtttttgaaaaacaatgaGTGATTCAACTTGTGTATTTGGAAATCGGTGAGtgatcaaatttgcatattgaagaGGATTAGTGTTAAACTTAGGTATTTGAAAGACAGGtgattaaattttcatatttgattaCAATGAGTGATATAACTTgcgtatttggaaaaaaataagcGTTTCAAGTTGCACATTTGAAAGtgattaaattttgatatttgaaagtatttaaatttgcatatttgaaagaccATGAGGCTTTGCGCTGATTCTACAAGCCGGccacggacactacaaaattaCGCTAATTTTCCCATTTCAGCATTCATGGGTTAATAGCAGTAACTTTTAATAAGATTTGCCTTGTTTTgctcaatgaaaaaaaatatagtgTTTCCTTCTCCTCAAAGCGTGTTGAAATATGAAGTACTGGCATTACCAAGACCATacgaacacaattggaactaatttgagataattggattttcatattttttaaatttctcaaaagtgttaggtgccagatagttgcatgttgcaataatacaaattactcataaaaacaagtctgtaatgtaaaaagaaaagcagatgagattacatttgtaaattaaatcggcattacttcatcatccaattatcccaaattagttccaatcgtgttcaatgttattgttgacaaaatgttatgaaTCAGTTATCAACAATAAACGTCGGACATTACACGTGTATGTACAGAGTAGGCACTTCGAAATAACTTTTGTGAGTAGAACAATATATGGTAATTTACGAACAGAGGATAgattttgaaatatacaaaagtTACAGATTGTAGAGCCGTTAAGCAAACTAATTAAATCGCTGTGTAACGTGTTGATAGACCTTTCTACTTATCACAATTACGTGGCACGAAATTATTGTTCTGTGTTAAAATGCGCTCGGGGACATGTTGTGGTGATGGAGCAATAATTTCACTTGAGCTTTGGTTTCTTGCCCCTTTGAAACAGGTGATACAGCAGACACAACAGCGACGCCTTCTGTGATGACGTCATCGGTAGTGAGCACAGCAATGTCACTTGTTGATATCATAGCTGTTTCGAAGATACAAACGTCAGCACCGACTCTTGATGGAAGCCAAAGCACGGGCAAGCCAGAAGCTGAAAACACGGGCAAGCCAGAAGCTGAAAAATATGCTCAACCAGAAGAGAGCTGTTTGAAAATCTCTTTCATAGGTATGTGTACAATCAATCATCTATACAAAAATTGGCATCACATGCGCACCATATGCTGCGTTTCACAGAAATTTAGACAAGCACTATAAAGCACTGCATGTTTTGCACCTACTTTTTATGACTGCCACTTTACTGGTCGGAGCCTCAAGATGTCCTTCACTTTATGGTTTCCATCATAACGTTCCATCATTATTGGTTCAATGATGCCCGAGTTAGGGCTCCAGGCAAGCTAAAACAATACGGCTGCGGTTTAAGCCTCGTTGTATCATATCGCAAAACAAATTAGCAGGCACGTGTATGCCTCAGTACTTCTCTGTCTCAAGTTTTATCAAAAGCAGTGAAATGACGCCCGAATAATGTTTCCGGACGGACGAATCACACGAACTGACCCGAACAGAACGCCGAATCCACAGTTTCTTGAATCAAGCCGTCGGGTTTACAATCCTAGCGAAAGCGATGGCAAGATTCGagacaaattttaaaatgcccCGACAGATTTTTCGGCGGGACTGACAAGTTGTAAACCACATGATAATTATTTCTATCTATTCATTTCACAAGAGAGAGCAGTAGTCATGTTATTGGTACTATCTGTGATCAACTTCATCGTATTAGTCGGTGTGGTTGTGGTCGTCTACCAGTTTGTTTGGAAGAAAATGTAAGTATTATAAGAATTTGTCAATTTGGTAAGGCAAGAGCTGTTGAGATTAATGCATTAACTCAAACAATATTAACTCAAAATTGGTAAGATATAATAGATTACCAGGATTTTAGATATTTTCGGTAAACCATTTGATATTTGCAGAGGGGTACTTCGATTTAAGATACTATCGCTGTTCAAACGAGGAAACCTATTTATCCCTGCTGTGTGATAAAATACCAACTTTGCCTTCAGGGGGCGTTCAGAGAACATTAGCTACGGTGCAGTGAAACCGCAGCTCCATTGGTCTCTGGTGCTGCTAGCCCTGCCAGCGCTGGCATTCCTCGATTGATTGACAAGATGTCCCACTCATCAGATACATTACAAGATACATAACCAGAAGGTATTGATGCAACAATTCACAAGCTGAAAAGTGGCTGGTACAGTTTCGCTGTTGGTCAAGGTTTTGACAAATTATCCAGTTATTCAGTATTACGCCGATAGCCTACGGTGATGCGGTCACTGATGAAAAgcctttttttttctaaattcgtAAAATTTTCAATGATGCCTAAAGATATATTCTTCTGAAATCGATTATCTGAGAATATAAAATGGCCAACTTACTGAAAACGTAACCTGAAAAATATAGTAGTGATATTTGTTTAGACTgtaacgcgattggaactaacttCATATTGTtcgcaaatttctcaaaaatgttaggtgccctataactgaatgttgcgatattacaaattactcatgaaacaagtgtataacttgaaaagaaaacttacaaagaaaacttacatttgcagattaaaccgacattacttcactatccaattatccaaagctagttccaatcgtgtttgtgaACAAATCGAAATGACGTACTCCCAGAATGTTTAATCAACTGAAATAGATATCTTGAGAAGTAGAATATGCATTTAGTGGATAACTTTGATCGACAGATGGCGAACGCTTGCAAAACAATCGTCTGCCTTTTAGAAGGTGGCGTTAAAAATGCCGCTTCGCTTCTGTTAAAACACAAAGCATTACtttaattgagaaaacaaaaaaattgctgtGGGAACAGTTTCCTGCTCTGGTATCAAAGTGGTTCAACCATTTACGAACAGAGTTCAGATATTTTCTCAAGGGTGAAAGAGCGGTTTTTTACTCGATACCGGTTTCTCTGTTTTTATCTCCCCGGTAGTCATCGACGCATAAACGACAAGCATCGCTACCAAGATCTCATTAATCATCAAACCTCGGCAGAGGATACCTTGGATATCAAGTACCACCACGGCTAGTTTGTCCGCGGGTGCAAGAATGTACCTCATATACGTGTGTTTAGCCTATAGTTAAGGATGGCCCCTACGGAAATTTGTGAGGGACGACCACTCAGCGCTGATGATGTTCTGAACTATATATCATACCTTTGTCGACAAAACAAGAAGAAATCGACGCAGCAAATGACACTGTGCTACCACCATATAGATTAAATTAGCTTATGCTTGTGGCCTCAGGACATGAATACGCGACAACATCTACACAGAATTTAAACTCTTGTAGGAAGCGTGACATTTCATATGCAACTGTTTACAGTCATTGTCGCACTAGCTTTTTAATTTATCACGATTAATTTGACAATCACAAAAAACCAACATCCCTAGGAACCAGACCAGTGCTAATCAGCGGGATTGTTTTAGAAACAATCTCAGGGGAAAATAACGAGACAAACGCAACAAATCTCGAATTATACCGACTTAATTTGCAGATATCGAATTTTCCTATGGAAATTTCTAAATGTTCTGAGAAATTCATCAGGAAAGCAGATCACTCAAGTTGTTTCAGTGCTTTTCTGTGAAAGATAAACTTTGAGTGATTTTTCCTTGTTTGTTGCCGAAACGATTTAGCTGTTAGACgatgcatttttcatttttaaaaaagttttcATTAATTTGGGTCTTAGTCCATTAATGGATATTTTTCTCACGAATAGATGATACAATGCAAGAATTTGTGCACCAATAGTAACCCTGATTTGTAATGTTGTTCCGCGTGACATGTGTATTTGTGAAATTACAATTGCCTTTGTTTGTTACCTTTTCAATTGATTGAGAAAACGAATAAAAGGCAATTCCTTTTGCTGATCCATGTGTAATACGTTATATAAGATGTACGATATGTAATTAAAGAATGAACATGGATTCCCTTTTGCAGTCCTGAATGTAAACTCTCTGTTATCTTAGTTTTATGAGTATCCGATTCGCTTTATATGATCGAAACACGACTTTGTCTCAACAAGTCGACTGCAATAAATGTGAACCGAGTTGAAAATGTGTCAATACGTAATATCTGTTGTAAATTTCAGATATTCAATGTCTTTTTCTAAAGACAACTGTAATTGTATCGATAATCACGGCAAAGCCTTCTTTCTTGATATCAGTAACAATATTTTGTATAGATGCTTTAACTTAGGTATACTGTTcaataaattattttgatatttaactttgtaTCTTGGTGTCTTCCTGTGAAGGATAAAATGCTTGTTTTGTAGGGTCCATGATAACAAGTATATCACAAGTCGTTGATTTAGCAGGGGAACCTGTCGGTGTTACAGAAAAGCAACTTTACAAACTCTGCCATCAGACCTTTAAAAGGAAAGCAATTCAAAACTGCCATAATCACATTCATTTAATGTCTACTGAGCTTGTGCTCCCTATTTGATTCGTCGCGGATTTTAGATTCTTACAAAAAATCTTTCCTGCATCTGGCGTGGCTATATTCCAAGTGCATGCATAGCTCTCTTTTGCAATGCTTGCCTCGTTTTATCTTACTTTTTAGCTCTTTCATTCACAATCTTCCATCACTCTGTACATTTTGCCCTTCTAATTTACTCTGAAGCTTGTAGTGTATGGGTGCAATGAACGTCCGATAGGAAAAGCACACGAAAGCTGGTGTATTGGGTGTGAGTGCATTCAGCGAATTTTCCTTTTCATATCATAGCCGTTAAAGTGTGTTGACTTTGAGCCTCAAAATTTACAGTGAAATTATTCAAAACTTAAAATGCAGTTATCGGcgcatcaaaatttgaaatgcaatTATGAGCACATCAAATTGAATTTGTACTTAAAGAAGGAAAGTCGCTGGATTTCCTTTGTATCCAGTTTTCATCAATACCATTCAGGAATAACTCCGAGGATCGGACATGCTGCTAGCATCATGGGTGTTCAAAAAACTGCCGTGATGAAGACGTGAAACTTGTGTGACTGGACTCGACTCTTGTAGCCGTTTTATGATGCAATGGCAAGCGGGAATCCAGGCAATTATAACCGACAAACACAATTTTGGCTGATTTAATTGAATACTTTTAACGTCA comes from Ptychodera flava strain L36383 chromosome 8, AS_Pfla_20210202, whole genome shotgun sequence and encodes:
- the LOC139138290 gene encoding uncharacterized protein, which encodes MQCGLALIVFVVSIITCRATKRYELHTECKTWEGAVIACLENGGRLASILDSVTHAKLRSLIIAEGHHDVDFWFDARDVAKEGHWTSYDGTPISYQNWAEGEPNDHGVGRCGGNQDCAKLWSEKDDFLWDDESCCQENGYICEYTGDTADTTATPSVMTSSVVSTAMSLVDIIAVSKIQTSAPTLDGSQSTGKPEAENTGKPEAEKYAQPEESCLKISFIERAVVMLLVLSVINFIVLVGVVVVVYQFVWKKIHRRINDKHRYQDLINHQTSAEDTLDIKYHHG